The following coding sequences lie in one Panicum virgatum strain AP13 chromosome 6N, P.virgatum_v5, whole genome shotgun sequence genomic window:
- the LOC120679696 gene encoding uncharacterized protein LOC120679696: protein MAWADLPPDILGAVIARLPHPGDRARICAACRAWRSAACPHVRHQPPWLVLPDCSFCTTGRDGAFFPRIPGLPDNATCLAAAGAGWLALDCTDDVFRRTPTMDNFCYEAGMFVVNARPDIKHRHTYMLHNPFSNITVPLPELDDIIGHVAETFEVRKVLMRSSTNPADLVAVTTSSSDCNIILCRPGKGAHVLPHFRVIDVAFLGDILYGITSGEELVASHLGEDDDDGRPQVTRFRLDIRNPMADYYKKHSWIWPADDTISISDYYDKDGNEEPIDDEDEAPNQDEDGDEEENQEEEDDDLAAANLEEEEVDSSFNGHVSGSVSDNDVKEYDEEVPYEPKDEVFTTRFIVQSQNGDELLLVRHQMQSPPYSDPYTRKVEIFKADFMAGKWVTVNGLAKGEALFLTRSLSKSARAHGDIEDGFVYSAAGEMDDVFDTRSWRIRHMRFRWPWQRKKVSEKLLTWLFPPEVVV from the coding sequence ATGGCGTGGGCCGACCTGCCGCCGGATATCTTGGGCGCTGTCATCGCGCGCCTCCCGCACCCCGGCGACCGCGCCCGCATCTGTGCCGCCTGCCGCGCATGGCGCTCCGCCGCGTGCCCCCACGTGAGGCACCAGCCCCCGTGGCTCGTTCTTCCCGACTGCTCCTTCTGCACCACCGGCCGCGACGGCGCCTTCTTCCCCCGGATCCCCGGCCTCCCCGACAACGCCACCTGCCTCGCTGCTGCCGGCGCCGGTTGGCTCGCGCTCGACTGCACCGACGACGTGTTCCGGCGCACCCCCACCATGGACAACTTCTGCTACGAGGCGGGGATGTTCGTCGTCAACGCCAGGCCGGACATCAAGCACCGGCACACCTACATGCTGCACAACCCCTTCTCCAACATCACCGTGCCGCTCCCGGAGCTGGACGACATCATCGGCCATGTCGCCGAGACCTTCGAGGTCCGCAAGGTGCTCATGCGCTCGTCGACGAATCCAGCTGATCTCGTCGCCGTCACGACCAGCAGCTCGGACTGCAATATCATCCTGTGCCGTCCCGGCAAGGGCGCGCATGTGCTGCCCCACTTCAGGGTCATTGACGTCGCGTTCTTGGGAGACATACTATATGGGATCACCTCGGGTGAAGAACTGGTCGCCTCCCAtctcggcgaggacgacgacgatggcAGGCCTCAGGTTACCAGGTTTAGACTAGACATCAGGAACCCAATGGCTGATTATTACAAGAAACATTCGTGGATCTGGCCTGCAGATGACACTATTAGCATCAGTGACTACTATGACAAGGATGGCAATGAGGAGCCAATCGATGATGAGGACGAAGCACCGAACCAAGACGAGGATGGCGACGAGGAGGAAAaccaagaggaggaggacgatgacTTGGCAGCAGCAAACCTagaagaggaggaggtggaTAGCAGCTTCAATGGACATGTCAGTGGTTCTGTGTCGGACAACGATGTGAAAGAGTACGACGAGGAGGTGCCCTACGAGCCCAAGGACGAGGTCTTTACCACCCGATTCATTGTGCAGTCACAGAACGGGGACGAGTTGCTCCTGGTGAGGCACCAGATGCAGTCGCCTCCGTATTCCGATCCCTACACTCGCAAGGTCGAGATCTTCAAGGCGGATTTCATGGCGGGCAAGTGGGTCACGGTTAATGGGCTAGCCAAAGGTGAGGCGCTTTTCCTGACCCGATCCTTGAGCAAGTCGGCTCGGGCGCACGGGGACATCGAGGACGGCTTTGTGTACAGCGCAGCAGGGGAGATGGACGACGTTTTCGACACGAGATCTTGGAGGATTCGTCACATGAGATTTAGGTGGCCATGGCAACGGAAAAAGGTGTCGGAGAAGTTGCTAACATGGTTATTCCCTCCAGAGGTAGTGGTTTAA